CAAGTAATTTTTGGTTTAAATACTGATAATAAGCATGATGCTATAGTTGAAATGGCTAAAGCTTTTAAACCAGATGTTATTAATGATCAAGCTAAATTTATTGAAGATTTATTTGCAAGAGAATCACTTTCTCATACAGCTTTAGAAGAAGGTGTTGCAACACCTCATGCTAAATCACGTGCAGTAAGTAAACCAGGTTTAGTAATAGCTACTAAAAAAGAAGGAATAGATTTTAGTGAAGGTGAAGAAGTTAAATCAAGATTATTCTTCATGATAGCAGTTCCAGAAAATGAAGGAAGCTTACATATAGATATTTTAACTAAGCTTGCAGATGTAATGTTAGATTCTGCTAAAATAGATGCATTAGTTAATGCAACTAGTTATGAAGAAGTATTAAATATAATAGAGGCCAAAGAAGAAGTTGTGGAAAAGGTAGAAAATAAGGAAGAAGAGTATGTGGTAGCTGTTACTGCCTGCCCTACAGGTATAGCACATACATTTATGGCAAGAGATGCTTTAGTTAAAGCAGCTAAAGAATTAGGAGTAAATATTAAAGTTGAAACTAATGGTACTGATGGAAGAAAAAATGAAATCACTAAAGAAGATTTAGAAAAAGCAAGTGGAGTAATACTTGCAGTTAATAAAAGTGTTAATGAAGATAGATTTAATGGTTACAAAGTTATTAAAGTTAGTGCAAAAGATGGAATTAATAAAGCAAAAGAACTAATTTTAGATACCATAGCAGGAAAAGGAACTGTAGCTAATTTTGAAAAATCAGGAAGTACAAATGCTAGTACTAATGATAAAAAAGGACTATATAATCACTTAATGTCAGGTGTATCTTACATGTTACCTCTAGTAATAAGTGGAGGAATATTAATAGCTTTAGCTTTCCTTTTTGATACATTAGCAGGAAATTCTAATGCTGGAGGAGGATTTGGATCTACTTCTAAACTTGCGGCTACATTTATGCAAATAGGTGGTGCAGCATTTGGATTATTTGTTCCAATACTTGCAGGATATGTAGCATATAGTATAGGTGAAAAATCAGCACTTGCAGCAGGTCTAGTTGCAGGGGCATTAGCTTCAAGTGGTGGTTCAGGATTCTTAGGAGCATTAGTTGGAGGATTATTTGCAGGATATGTTACTAAATATTATTCTAAAGCAACAGCTAATATGAAAAAACAATTACAAGGTATTAATTTAATTCTATTTGCACCTGTAATTACAGTATTATTTACAGGTCTTGTAATGGCATTTATTTTAAATCCTGTAGTTGGTGTTATTAATACAGGAATTACAAACTTCCTTGAAAGTATGAGTGCAAGTTCAAGAATATTATTAGGTGCTTTACTTGGTGGTATGATGGCTGTAGATATGGGTGGACCTGTTAATAAGGCAGCATATGTATTTGGTACAGGAACTCTTGCAGCAACAGTTTCAACTGGAGGATCAAGTGCAATGGCAGCAGTTATGG
The nucleotide sequence above comes from Streptobacillus felis. Encoded proteins:
- a CDS encoding fructose-specific PTS transporter subunit EIIC; this encodes MKLKNLLKENQVIFGLNTDNKHDAIVEMAKAFKPDVINDQAKFIEDLFARESLSHTALEEGVATPHAKSRAVSKPGLVIATKKEGIDFSEGEEVKSRLFFMIAVPENEGSLHIDILTKLADVMLDSAKIDALVNATSYEEVLNIIEAKEEVVEKVENKEEEYVVAVTACPTGIAHTFMARDALVKAAKELGVNIKVETNGTDGRKNEITKEDLEKASGVILAVNKSVNEDRFNGYKVIKVSAKDGINKAKELILDTIAGKGTVANFEKSGSTNASTNDKKGLYNHLMSGVSYMLPLVISGGILIALAFLFDTLAGNSNAGGGFGSTSKLAATFMQIGGAAFGLFVPILAGYVAYSIGEKSALAAGLVAGALASSGGSGFLGALVGGLFAGYVTKYYSKATANMKKQLQGINLILFAPVITVLFTGLVMAFILNPVVGVINTGITNFLESMSASSRILLGALLGGMMAVDMGGPVNKAAYVFGTGTLAATVSTGGSSAMAAVMAGGMVPPLAIALATTIFKSKYDKDEREAGLSNYIMGISFITEGAIPFAAANPLRVLPGAIIGSALAGALTMLFNIKIPAPHGGILVMFLSSNFFLYLLAILIGSVLGAVILGIMKEKK